Genomic DNA from Streptomyces venezuelae:
TCCCGGCACCGACGAACGCGAGGCGCACCGGCGACTTGTGGGCGCGGACGGGGGCCGCCGCCGCGGAACCGCTCAGCTTCACCGCGGGCACGGTCACCGACGGAGCCGCCGCCTCGCCGGTCTCCGCCGTGTGTTCGGGGTAGCGGAACAGCACGGCGACGGCCTTGAGTTCGCCGTCCTTCAGGCTCCGGTACGTCTCCACGGCGTCGTCGAAGTCGGCGATGTGGGAGATCAGGGGCTCCACGTCGACGCTGCCGCGGGCGGCGAGGTCGAGGAAGCACGCCAGGTTGCGGCGCTCGGTCCAGCGCACGTAGCCGATCGGGTAGTCGCGGCCCTCCAGTTCGTACGCCGGGTCGTAGCGACCGGGGCCGTAACTGCGGGAGAAGCGGACGTCGAGTTCTTTCTCGTAGTACGCGTTCCAGGGCAGGTCCAGGCTGCACTTGCCGATGTCGACGACCCGGCCCCGGTCGCGGCTCAGGTGGGCGGCGAGCTCGACGGGCTGGTTGCTGCCGCCGCCCGCGGCCAGGTACACCTGGTCGACGCCGTGGCCGCCGGTGAGGTCGGCGACGGCGGCCTCCACGGCGGCGGACGCGGGGTCGCCGCAGGCCGCGGCGCCGAGCCGCTCGGCGAGCGCGCAGCGCGACGGGTCGGGGTCGGCGCCGACGACGCGGACGCCCGACGCGACGAGGAGTTGCACGACGAGCTGCCCGATCAGGCCGAGGCCGATGACCAGCGCCACCTCACCGAGCTGCGGTTCGCCCTGGCGGACGCCCTGCATGGCGATCGAGCCGACGGTGCCGAAGGCCGCGTGCCGCGGCGCGAGGCCGTCCGGCACCGGGGTGTAGAGGTTCTCGGGCACCCAGTTCACTTCGGCGTGCAGGGCGTGCTCGTTGCCCGCGCAGGCCACGAGGTCGCCGACGGCCACGTCGTCGATCCCGTCGCCGACCTGCTCGACGACGCCGCACAGCGAGTAGCCGAGCGGCGTGTAGGAGTCGAGCTTGCCCATCACCTTGCGGTACGTCGCGGGCACCCCGTTGGTGGCGACGCTCTGCATGACCTTGGCCACCTGGTCCGGCCGGGAGCGGGCCTTGCCCACCATCGACATGCCGGCCTCGGACACCTTCATGAGCTCGGTTCCGGTGGAGATCAGCGAGTAGGCGCTGCGCACCAGGACACCGCCGGGCTTGCACCCCGGTGCCGGTACGTCGAGCAGCGCCAGTTCGCCGCTCTTGTAGTTCTGCACAACCTGTTTCACCCGAGCTCCTCTTGTTTCACGTGTTTCAGGCCGCCTGGCTCCGGCCGGAGCCGGAGACAGCGCCGCGGTACCAGTACTCGAGGGTCAGCACATGCCACAGATGCTTGGAGAAGTCCCGCTGACCGGCGGCGTCCTCGGCGACCATGCGGGCCAGCGCGTCGCGGCGCAGGATCCCGGAGTTCACGAGCACGCCGTCGTTGACGACCTCGCGCACCAGCGGCGCCAGGTCCCGGCTCATCCAGGCCCGCAGCGGCGCGCTGAACAGGCCCTTGGGCCGGTACACGATCTCCTTGGGCAGGATCGAGGTGGCGGCCTCCTTGAGGACGGCCTTGCCCTGCCGCCCCACGATCTTGCGGTCGCCCGGCACGGTGAACGCCGCCCTGACCACGTCGACGTCGACGTACGGCACGCGCACCTCGGTCGATGCGGCCATGCTGGAGCGGTCCGTGTAGGCGAGGTTGAGGCCCGGCAGGAACATCCGGGCGTCGGTCAGGCACATGCGGTTGACGTGGTCGTCGAGTTCGTTGTCCCGGTAGACGTCCGCGTGCTCCGTCAGCACGTCGTCGACGGTCCCCGCCAGGTCCGGGTCGACGAGGGCGAGCAGTTCGTCCTGGTCGTACATGGTGTAGCTGCGGCGGAACGCGGTCTCCTCCGGCAGTCCCGCGAAGGAGAGGAACCGCTTGGCGAACCGCACCGAGCGGTAGCCCCGGCGGGCCGTCGCGACCGGCAGCCGGTCCACCACACCGGACACCCCTCGCCGCAGCGGCCCGGGGACGCGCTGGTAGCGCAGGGCGAGCAGGTTGGCCAGGTGCTTGCGGTACCCGGCGAACAGTTCGTCGGCGCCCATCCCGGAGAGCATCACCTTGACGCCGGCCTCGCGGGCGGCCGAGCAGATCAGGAATGTGTTGATCGCCGCGGGGTCGCCGATCGGCTCGTCCAGGGAGTACGTCATCTGCGGGAGCAGGTCGAGGACGTTCGGGGCGATCTCGATCTCGTGCAGGTCTACCCCGTACCGCCGGGCGACCTGCCGGGCGTAGCGCAGGTCGTCGGGCATCGCCTCGAACTTGGCGTCGGCGGCGCGGAATCCGATGGTGTAGGCGGAGATCCCCGGCTGGTGGCGGGCCGCGAGCGCGGTCAGGTAGCTGGAGTCGAGGCCGCCGGAGAGGAAGGTCGCCACGGGCACGTCGGAGAGCAGGTGCTGCCGGGTCGACTCCTCGACGATGGCGGCCAGGTCCGGCCGTTCGCCGCTGCGGGCCCGCTCCCGGCCCTCGGCGGCGACGTCCTTCAGGTTCCAGTACGTGCCGCGCTCCTCCCGGCCGTCGGGCCGGATCCGCAGCCAGCTTCCCGGCGGCAGCTTCTCCGCCTCGCGGAACGCGCACCGCGAGTCGGGGACCCAGTAGTAGAGGAGCGAGGCCACCAGGGCCGCGTGGTCGACGTCGAGGGATCCGCCGGTGACGGCGGCGAGCGCCTTCAGCTCGGAGGCGAACACCATGCCCCCGCCGCGCCGCAGCAGGAACAGCGGCTTGATGCCGAGCTGGTCGCGGGCGAGCACGAGTTCGCCGGTGCGCTCGTCGAAGACGGCGAACGCGAACATGCCGCGCAGCCGGGGCAGGCAGTCCGTGCCCCAGCGCCGCCAGGCCTCCAGGAGCACCTCGGTGTCGGAGGTGCCGCGGAAGCGCACCCCGGCGCCGGTCAGTTCGGCACGGAGTTCGGGCGCGTTGTACAGCTCGCCGTTGTAGGTGAGGGAGAGGCCGTCCGAGACCATCGGCTGGGCGCCGGTCTCGGAGAGATCGATGATGGCCAGGCGACGGTGCCCGAGGTGCACTTCGCCGTCACCGGCCGGGTGGCTGTACCTGCCCGACCCGTCGGGGCCGCGGTGGGCGAGGACGTCGGTGAGCCGGTCGGTCACCGCCTTGCCGTCGGGCCAACGGTACGTTCCTGCGATGCCGCACATGTTCTACCTGGCCTCCTGGTCGCTGTACGGGACCCGTGCGGCCGGCACCGACGGCCTT
This window encodes:
- a CDS encoding bi-domain-containing oxidoreductase, which gives rise to MKQVVQNYKSGELALLDVPAPGCKPGGVLVRSAYSLISTGTELMKVSEAGMSMVGKARSRPDQVAKVMQSVATNGVPATYRKVMGKLDSYTPLGYSLCGVVEQVGDGIDDVAVGDLVACAGNEHALHAEVNWVPENLYTPVPDGLAPRHAAFGTVGSIAMQGVRQGEPQLGEVALVIGLGLIGQLVVQLLVASGVRVVGADPDPSRCALAERLGAAACGDPASAAVEAAVADLTGGHGVDQVYLAAGGGSNQPVELAAHLSRDRGRVVDIGKCSLDLPWNAYYEKELDVRFSRSYGPGRYDPAYELEGRDYPIGYVRWTERRNLACFLDLAARGSVDVEPLISHIADFDDAVETYRSLKDGELKAVAVLFRYPEHTAETGEAAAPSVTVPAVKLSGSAAAAPVRAHKSPVRLAFVGAGNYATSMLLPHLTGRDGVELSTVVTTTALSAANAKRKFGFAEATTDLDAVLGDKSIDAVFVVTRHSSHAELTKQALHAGKAVFVEKPLALGEDELADVLKAVEESGNDRLQVGFNRRFSPLLREAKKRFGARTGPASVRYLVNAGKLQHGSWYLRQGSEGTRFAGEGGHFIDTVSWLLDADPISVYALATPGNDDLQVVLRYPDGSIATISYVTSGPAGLPKETLDLVADGKALRLDDFVRASVYGNKRWVSSRLPKARDKGQEAELAAFVRAVRTGGPMPVPLTSLAATTAATLAVRTGLAGGAPVTLAGAE
- the asnB gene encoding asparagine synthase (glutamine-hydrolyzing); amino-acid sequence: MCGIAGTYRWPDGKAVTDRLTDVLAHRGPDGSGRYSHPAGDGEVHLGHRRLAIIDLSETGAQPMVSDGLSLTYNGELYNAPELRAELTGAGVRFRGTSDTEVLLEAWRRWGTDCLPRLRGMFAFAVFDERTGELVLARDQLGIKPLFLLRRGGGMVFASELKALAAVTGGSLDVDHAALVASLLYYWVPDSRCAFREAEKLPPGSWLRIRPDGREERGTYWNLKDVAAEGRERARSGERPDLAAIVEESTRQHLLSDVPVATFLSGGLDSSYLTALAARHQPGISAYTIGFRAADAKFEAMPDDLRYARQVARRYGVDLHEIEIAPNVLDLLPQMTYSLDEPIGDPAAINTFLICSAAREAGVKVMLSGMGADELFAGYRKHLANLLALRYQRVPGPLRRGVSGVVDRLPVATARRGYRSVRFAKRFLSFAGLPEETAFRRSYTMYDQDELLALVDPDLAGTVDDVLTEHADVYRDNELDDHVNRMCLTDARMFLPGLNLAYTDRSSMAASTEVRVPYVDVDVVRAAFTVPGDRKIVGRQGKAVLKEAATSILPKEIVYRPKGLFSAPLRAWMSRDLAPLVREVVNDGVLVNSGILRRDALARMVAEDAAGQRDFSKHLWHVLTLEYWYRGAVSGSGRSQAA